One window of Papaver somniferum cultivar HN1 chromosome 9, ASM357369v1, whole genome shotgun sequence genomic DNA carries:
- the LOC113313210 gene encoding uncharacterized protein LOC113313210: protein MALLLHLDRILVPLSMVLSIGYHVYLAYCFKNKPHVTTLGVNTIRRRNWAQTIIEDQNEKTGNLVIQSLRNSQMGSILGASVTILMILALSAITNNAYNASDLLSNSYFGSQSIRTVLLKYCFEYSFLVFSFFCSSMAVICFVQLNFLLSVADFSPGYVQDMIERGCWFAFLGNRSFYVTVPLLLWILGPVPMMLSTLALVWVLNQLDFGMVRCSNN from the exons ATggctcttcttcttcaccttgacAGGATATTGGTGCCTTTAAGTATGGTGCTTTCAATTGGATACCATGTTTATCTAGCGTATTGCTTCAAGAACAAACCCCATGTTACTACCCTTGGAGTTAACACAATCAGGAGAAGAAATTGGGCGCAGACCATCATCGAG GATCAAAATGAGAAGACGGGAAATCTAGTTATCCAAAGCTTAAGAAATTCACAGATGGGATCCATATTAGGTGCATCAGTCACAATACTTATGATTTTAGCATTGTCAGCCATAACCAATAATGCATACAATGCTAGTGACCTGCTCAGCAACTCTTACTTTGGATCACAATCCATCAGAACCGTACTTCTCAAGTATTGTTTCGAATACAGTTTCCTGGTATTTAGTTTCTTTTGCAGTTCCATGGCCGTAATCTGCTTTGTGCAGCTGAATTTCCTCTTGAGTGTAGCAGATTTTTCACCGGGTTATGTTCAGGACATGATCGAGAGAGGCTGTTGGTTTGCTTTTTTAGGGAATAGATCATTCTATGTCACTGTGCCATTATTGTTATGGATTTTAGGACCGGTGCCGATGATGTTATCTACGTTGGCACTAGTATGGGTGTTAAATCAGCTTGATTTCGGTATGGTTCGTTGTTCAAATAATTAA